Proteins encoded in a region of the Corynebacterium genitalium ATCC 33030 genome:
- a CDS encoding low molecular weight protein-tyrosine-phosphatase, translated as MTHIEFVCTGNICRSPMAEVIVRDALVSAGLDHVTVTSSGIGGWHVGNPADSRALDELTAHGYDGSSHRAQQFGAAQLDADLIVALDTRHISELVVRGVPEDKIRLLRSFDPSSPADAGVADPYYGGPEGFTTTREQIEAAAPGIVEWVREREA; from the coding sequence ATGACGCACATTGAATTCGTGTGCACAGGCAATATCTGCCGCTCACCCATGGCAGAAGTCATTGTTCGCGATGCGCTTGTCAGCGCCGGACTCGACCACGTCACAGTCACCTCCTCCGGCATCGGCGGATGGCACGTGGGCAACCCCGCCGACTCCCGTGCGTTGGACGAGCTCACCGCCCACGGTTACGACGGTTCCTCCCACCGCGCCCAGCAGTTCGGCGCCGCTCAGCTGGACGCCGACCTAATCGTGGCTCTGGACACCCGCCACATCTCTGAGCTGGTCGTCCGCGGCGTGCCCGAGGACAAGATCCGGTTGCTGCGTTCCTTCGATCCCTCCTCCCCCGCCGACGCCGGCGTGGCGGACCCCTACTACGGCGGGCCGGAAGGCTTCACCACCACGCGCGAGCAGATTGAGGCCGCCGCGCCCGGCATCGTGGAATGGGTCCGCGAGCGCGAAGCCTGA
- a CDS encoding HAD-IA family hydrolase codes for MTTLLLDVDGTLIDSFPGIRDGFLHALDTVGVNHPSDEFIARIPGPPMEETLRSLGLSSAQLHEAFDAYMSFTRAGGWERATVFDGIEDLLAGWRADGFRLVTATSKGEGFARAILEREGLLDYFDFLGAAQENGPRRAKADVIAHVLDKVSIPSGTGLMIGDRAHDIEGAATFGIPTAAVAWGYGTSSEWEQADFLAHTPAELDTIVRNFHDAH; via the coding sequence ATGACCACCCTCTTGTTGGACGTTGACGGCACCCTGATCGACTCTTTCCCCGGCATTCGCGACGGCTTCCTCCACGCCCTGGACACAGTCGGGGTCAACCACCCTTCTGACGAGTTCATTGCCCGGATCCCGGGGCCGCCGATGGAGGAAACGTTGCGCTCCCTGGGGCTTTCCAGCGCGCAGCTGCACGAGGCCTTCGACGCCTACATGTCCTTCACCCGCGCCGGCGGCTGGGAGCGGGCGACGGTGTTCGACGGGATCGAGGATCTCCTCGCCGGTTGGCGCGCGGACGGGTTCCGGCTGGTGACGGCGACGTCGAAAGGCGAAGGCTTTGCTCGCGCCATCCTCGAGCGGGAAGGCCTGCTGGATTACTTCGACTTCCTCGGTGCCGCGCAAGAAAATGGCCCGCGGCGCGCCAAAGCCGACGTGATTGCCCATGTTCTTGATAAGGTAAGTATCCCCAGCGGCACTGGGCTGATGATCGGTGACCGCGCGCACGATATCGAGGGCGCGGCCACGTTCGGCATTCCCACTGCCGCTGTTGCGTGGGGTTACGGTACTTCCTCCGAGTGGGAGCAGGCCGATTTTCTCGCGCACACGCCCGCAGAACTGGACACGATTGTAAGGAACTTCCATGACGCACATTGA
- a CDS encoding Nif3-like dinuclear metal center hexameric protein yields MTTVGDVVHALETAYPPRLAESWDAVGLICGDPAEPARKVVFALDCTQAVAERAVELGADLLVVHHPLLMHGVTSVAANTPKGKVVHTLIRGGCALFAAHTNADSARPGVSDKLAELVGITPGRPIKVVDPAAQDLWGVHIPPGDVDRVMQALFDAGAGHIGNYSHCAFEWDGRGGFTPEEGADPTDGHVGEHFTGEETRVQFVAPSSLRGKLTAVLRGAHPYEEPAFDVVTLESTVDLETVTGLGRVGKLAEPMTLRAFTQQVADALPETAWGVRAAGDPDQMVQTVAVSSGSGDSFLDAVSTLGVDVYVTSDLRHHPVDEHLRAGGPAVIDTAHWASEFPWTSQASEVVAEACPEVETEIITLHTDPWTISAHPKS; encoded by the coding sequence ATGACTACCGTCGGCGATGTTGTTCACGCACTCGAGACCGCCTACCCGCCGCGTCTCGCAGAAAGTTGGGACGCGGTGGGCCTGATCTGCGGGGATCCGGCAGAGCCCGCCCGCAAGGTCGTGTTCGCCCTCGACTGCACGCAGGCTGTCGCAGAGCGCGCAGTGGAACTCGGCGCTGACCTGCTGGTGGTCCACCATCCACTGCTCATGCACGGGGTGACCTCGGTGGCTGCGAACACGCCGAAAGGCAAGGTCGTGCACACGCTCATCCGCGGCGGTTGCGCGCTGTTCGCTGCGCACACGAACGCCGATTCTGCGCGCCCGGGCGTTTCTGACAAGCTCGCCGAACTCGTCGGCATCACGCCCGGCCGCCCCATCAAAGTTGTCGACCCAGCCGCGCAGGACCTGTGGGGCGTTCACATTCCGCCCGGCGACGTCGACCGCGTCATGCAGGCGCTTTTCGACGCAGGCGCCGGCCACATCGGCAACTACTCCCACTGCGCCTTCGAGTGGGACGGCCGGGGCGGTTTCACCCCCGAAGAAGGCGCGGATCCAACAGACGGCCACGTCGGTGAGCACTTCACCGGCGAGGAAACCCGCGTCCAATTCGTCGCACCGTCTTCACTACGCGGCAAGCTCACAGCGGTACTGCGTGGGGCGCACCCGTATGAGGAGCCGGCATTCGACGTCGTCACGCTCGAGTCCACCGTGGACCTGGAGACGGTGACGGGGCTGGGGCGCGTCGGAAAGCTCGCGGAGCCGATGACTCTGCGCGCGTTCACGCAGCAGGTCGCCGATGCGCTGCCGGAGACTGCGTGGGGCGTGCGCGCTGCCGGTGACCCGGACCAGATGGTGCAAACGGTGGCAGTGTCATCGGGTTCGGGCGACAGTTTCCTGGACGCTGTGTCCACGCTCGGCGTGGATGTGTACGTCACCTCTGACCTGCGCCATCACCCTGTCGACGAGCATTTGCGCGCCGGCGGGCCTGCCGTGATTGACACTGCGCACTGGGCCAGCGAGTTCCCGTGGACGAGCCAAGCCAGCGAGGTTGTCGCGGAGGCGTGCCCAGAGGTAGAAACGGAGATCATCACTCTGCACACCGACCCGTGGACTATTTCCGCGCACCCGAAGAGTTAG
- a CDS encoding C4-type zinc ribbon domain-containing protein, with the protein MHLDPDKQRDLLALAEAERSAAHPSSSPEQQELDELLAKRPSLANAAAAAQLALDDVEADILRIQEDERKLKKRELDDKHQLSAETDPERREDLKRDRYAAKSRIADLLYELKEAHGEVKALRGNRDLRAQTLAELDDRIEAARRAVDALPEEEPVDIEALRASLPADVLGVYATVGAAHFNGRTCGSCFLQLPPAERNEVLAVPEDELPTCPNCGTLLIR; encoded by the coding sequence ATGCACCTGGATCCCGACAAGCAACGCGACCTCCTGGCCCTCGCGGAGGCGGAGCGCTCCGCCGCGCACCCCAGCAGCTCCCCGGAACAGCAGGAACTCGACGAGCTGCTGGCGAAGCGCCCGTCCCTGGCCAACGCCGCGGCCGCCGCGCAGCTCGCGCTTGATGACGTCGAAGCAGACATCCTCCGCATCCAGGAGGACGAGCGCAAACTGAAAAAGCGCGAGCTCGACGACAAGCACCAGCTCTCCGCGGAGACCGACCCGGAGCGCCGCGAGGACCTCAAGCGCGACCGCTACGCCGCGAAGTCCCGCATTGCGGACCTGCTGTACGAACTCAAGGAAGCCCACGGCGAGGTCAAAGCCCTGCGCGGTAACCGTGACCTTCGCGCTCAGACCCTCGCGGAGCTGGATGATCGCATCGAAGCCGCCCGCCGCGCCGTTGACGCCCTGCCGGAGGAAGAGCCGGTAGACATCGAGGCCCTGCGCGCGTCGTTGCCGGCCGACGTTCTCGGTGTCTACGCCACTGTCGGCGCCGCGCACTTTAATGGCCGGACCTGCGGTTCCTGCTTCCTCCAGCTCCCGCCCGCGGAGCGCAACGAGGTGCTCGCCGTCCCCGAGGACGAGCTTCCCACCTGCCCGAACTGCGGAACGTTGCTCATCCGATGA
- a CDS encoding bifunctional RNase H/acid phosphatase, translated as MKVTLYTDGGSRGNPGVAGSGSVLYDASGATLAEIAYVVGKKSSNNVAEYCGLLRGLEAARDLGATDVDVFMDSKLVVEQMAGRWKIKHPDMKKLAFEARDLAAGFDSVTYTWVPRAKNKKADELSNVAMDAAAAGHAPGIIDATTSGEGAGEKSDKPGASHTVGGPAHWSGTSAADAPRTRFVLLRHGQTEHSARKAYSGSSDPALTETGQEQARRAAAALAEMGTIDTIIASPATRAQETAAACAEALGMPAEKIETVEGFREVDFGSFEGLTRAEAEKQFPDEFAAWIGSANQAPPEGESLAGLHRRVTRARLKVQEKHEGKTVLVVTHMTPIKSVIRQALSSGPDTFKHMFLDLASISVVEFYGDMGVLRSFNDVAHFR; from the coding sequence ATGAAGGTCACCCTCTACACCGACGGCGGTTCCCGCGGCAATCCGGGAGTTGCGGGTTCCGGCAGTGTGCTTTACGACGCCTCCGGTGCAACGCTGGCCGAAATCGCCTACGTCGTAGGAAAGAAATCCTCCAACAACGTCGCGGAATACTGCGGTCTGCTGCGCGGGCTGGAGGCCGCGCGGGATCTTGGGGCCACCGACGTGGACGTGTTCATGGACTCCAAGCTGGTCGTCGAGCAGATGGCCGGCCGGTGGAAGATCAAACACCCGGACATGAAGAAGCTGGCTTTCGAGGCCCGTGACCTGGCCGCCGGGTTCGACTCCGTCACCTACACCTGGGTGCCCCGTGCGAAGAACAAGAAGGCTGATGAGCTGTCCAACGTGGCGATGGACGCCGCCGCAGCCGGACATGCGCCGGGGATAATTGATGCGACAACAAGTGGGGAAGGTGCTGGTGAAAAAAGCGACAAGCCTGGTGCCTCCCATACCGTCGGCGGACCCGCCCACTGGTCTGGCACATCTGCCGCAGACGCGCCGCGTACCCGTTTCGTGTTGCTTCGGCACGGTCAAACGGAACACTCCGCACGCAAGGCGTACAGCGGTTCCTCGGATCCGGCTCTCACGGAGACCGGGCAGGAGCAGGCGCGCCGGGCAGCGGCAGCACTGGCCGAGATGGGCACGATCGACACGATCATCGCTTCCCCGGCCACCCGCGCCCAGGAAACTGCAGCCGCCTGCGCGGAAGCTCTCGGTATGCCCGCCGAGAAGATCGAGACCGTCGAGGGGTTCAGGGAGGTCGATTTTGGCTCCTTCGAGGGGCTGACTCGTGCGGAGGCCGAGAAGCAGTTCCCCGATGAATTCGCAGCCTGGATTGGGTCCGCCAACCAGGCACCGCCGGAGGGGGAGTCCCTGGCCGGCTTGCACCGCCGGGTCACGCGGGCGCGCCTGAAGGTCCAGGAAAAGCACGAGGGGAAGACCGTGCTCGTGGTCACGCACATGACCCCGATCAAGTCTGTGATCAGGCAAGCGCTTTCCTCGGGGCCCGACACCTTCAAGCACATGTTCCTGGACTTGGCATCGATCTCCGTGGTCGAGTTCTATGGCGACATGGGTGTGCTGCGCTCTTTTAACGACGTCGCACACTTCCGCTAA
- a CDS encoding RNB domain-containing ribonuclease, protein MKLYAAPLDFRAIAAEFDVPTEFSPELHEAAANATDRHAGERIDARDIPLVTIDPAGSMDLDQAVCIEKHGSGYRVFYAIADVAAFIEPGSPLHEESLVRGQTIYLPDEPARLHPEELSEGSASLLPDVDRPAVLWTFDLDANGELASTHIERAVVHSVARLDYDGVQADLDAGRVHPSIALLPEVGELRAASSLRRRAINLRVPSVRVVELDDGQFELVIEPRHKVMDYNSEISLLTGMAAGEMMREASVGFLRTLRPAEESAESTFRTEARALGYSLPDGANIGLFLHTVNAATPRGMAVMREAQKLLRGAGYVDLTEKEPEVHAGIGGHYSHVTAPLRRLIDRYATEVCLALCKGEPVPEWVEQDAPRVIKTMGRTSQLANSVDRACLNLTEATVLQPWVGHNFNGVILRTDQENDEARVFVIDPPVLADCLGHPDEPREATMSLIRADVEEREVVFAWPAD, encoded by the coding sequence ATGAAGCTTTACGCCGCCCCTCTCGACTTCCGCGCGATTGCCGCTGAGTTCGACGTCCCCACGGAGTTCAGCCCCGAGTTGCACGAGGCTGCAGCCAACGCGACTGACCGGCATGCGGGGGAGCGTATCGACGCCCGCGACATCCCGCTAGTCACCATCGACCCGGCGGGGTCCATGGACCTGGATCAGGCGGTGTGCATCGAGAAGCATGGCTCCGGCTACCGCGTTTTCTACGCGATTGCGGATGTGGCGGCGTTCATTGAGCCGGGAAGCCCCCTGCACGAGGAGTCCCTGGTGCGCGGCCAGACGATCTACCTGCCCGATGAACCTGCCCGCCTCCACCCGGAGGAGCTCAGTGAGGGCAGTGCGTCGCTGCTTCCGGACGTCGATAGGCCAGCGGTGTTGTGGACGTTCGACCTTGACGCCAACGGCGAGCTCGCCAGCACGCACATCGAGCGGGCGGTGGTGCACTCCGTTGCGCGACTCGACTACGACGGGGTCCAGGCAGACCTCGACGCCGGCCGCGTTCACCCATCTATCGCGTTGTTGCCGGAGGTCGGCGAGCTGCGCGCAGCGTCGTCACTCCGACGCAGGGCGATCAACTTGCGCGTGCCGTCGGTCCGCGTCGTCGAGCTTGACGACGGTCAATTCGAGCTGGTCATCGAACCTCGCCACAAAGTCATGGACTACAACTCGGAGATCTCCCTGCTCACGGGCATGGCAGCCGGAGAGATGATGCGTGAAGCATCGGTGGGCTTCCTGCGCACGCTGCGTCCCGCAGAGGAATCGGCCGAGAGCACGTTTCGCACTGAAGCGCGTGCACTCGGCTATTCGCTTCCCGACGGCGCCAACATCGGCCTCTTCCTCCACACCGTCAACGCCGCCACGCCCCGGGGAATGGCCGTGATGCGCGAGGCCCAGAAGTTGCTGCGGGGTGCCGGGTATGTCGACCTGACCGAGAAGGAACCAGAGGTTCATGCTGGCATCGGCGGACACTACTCGCACGTCACCGCACCGCTGCGGCGTCTTATTGACCGTTACGCCACCGAGGTCTGCCTGGCCCTTTGCAAGGGCGAGCCGGTTCCGGAGTGGGTGGAGCAGGATGCCCCGCGCGTGATCAAAACCATGGGCCGGACCTCCCAGCTGGCGAACTCAGTGGACCGGGCGTGCCTCAACCTCACCGAGGCCACAGTGCTGCAGCCGTGGGTGGGTCACAACTTCAACGGCGTCATCCTGCGGACTGACCAGGAGAACGACGAGGCCAGGGTGTTCGTCATCGACCCGCCCGTGCTCGCCGATTGCCTCGGCCACCCCGATGAGCCCCGCGAGGCCACCATGTCCCTCATTCGTGCGGACGTCGAGGAACGCGAGGTCGTGTTCGCCTGGCCGGCGGACTAG
- a CDS encoding CYTH and CHAD domain-containing protein yields MSSGLGSETFLEVEAKFAVDDSVAAPDLSALSGVDRLGHTAHHSLSAIYYDTADLRLTRAKITLRRRSGGNDDGWHLKLPAAHGRLELHAPLEDLSTPPAQLLSAVRAIVRREPLAPIAQIDNNRAETQLLGADGGVVAEFCDDRVTAWSLLPGGQQTSWREWEVELGPALAESLDGGALIHEATTVLINAGARKSASASKLATALGTSVNNAPVPPAVTPLSSDSPAKAVVDSLRAQRDKLVEWDPRVRNDEWDSVHQMRVATRELRSLMETFEGILAGPQLSHLESELKELASLLGTARDAEVVEERFVGLLESDDTGMVDPDADEHIRGDMRREYERAHRRIVRTLDSDRYLQLLDDIDALLANPPLSPELGGEPVPGAGAPDALPGSDAAEFDAESPSAAADFELPEVEAEADESEGAEPEEILYDHLATGYKKLMKRQKKAEKYYQDTSLPLHDREEYVHDVRKAAKKLRYSANAAKDSGLNAGKLSKACKQLQEVLGDFQDAVTSRDRIQQIAGEARTRGEDTFAYGMLFQREISRGNEALKGYPDAISEVKKAFKKVKPVKSGKKK; encoded by the coding sequence ATGAGTTCTGGACTGGGTTCTGAGACATTTCTTGAGGTCGAGGCGAAATTCGCCGTCGACGATTCCGTTGCAGCGCCGGACCTGTCCGCGCTGAGTGGCGTGGACAGGCTCGGCCACACCGCGCACCACAGCCTGTCCGCGATCTACTACGACACCGCGGACCTGCGCCTCACCCGCGCGAAGATCACCCTGCGCCGGCGCTCGGGCGGCAACGACGACGGCTGGCACCTGAAGCTGCCCGCCGCCCACGGCCGCTTGGAACTGCACGCGCCGCTGGAGGATCTGTCCACGCCGCCGGCTCAATTGCTCTCCGCCGTGCGCGCTATTGTCCGCCGTGAGCCGCTCGCACCGATCGCGCAGATCGATAACAACCGCGCCGAGACACAGCTGCTGGGTGCGGACGGCGGCGTTGTCGCCGAGTTCTGCGACGACCGCGTCACCGCATGGTCCTTGCTGCCCGGTGGCCAGCAGACCTCCTGGCGCGAGTGGGAGGTCGAGCTCGGCCCGGCCCTCGCCGAGTCCCTAGACGGCGGCGCACTTATCCACGAGGCCACAACGGTGCTGATCAACGCAGGTGCACGCAAGTCCGCATCGGCTTCCAAGCTCGCCACCGCCCTGGGCACCTCCGTGAACAACGCGCCGGTTCCGCCCGCCGTCACGCCGCTTTCCAGCGACTCCCCCGCTAAGGCCGTCGTCGACTCGCTTCGCGCCCAACGTGACAAGCTCGTCGAGTGGGATCCCCGCGTCCGCAACGACGAATGGGATTCCGTCCACCAGATGCGCGTAGCCACCCGTGAGCTTCGCTCCCTGATGGAGACTTTCGAAGGCATCCTTGCCGGCCCGCAGCTGTCCCACCTTGAGTCCGAGCTCAAGGAGCTGGCCTCCCTGCTGGGCACCGCCCGCGACGCCGAGGTCGTCGAGGAGCGCTTCGTCGGCCTACTCGAATCGGACGACACCGGCATGGTCGACCCGGATGCCGACGAGCACATCCGCGGCGACATGCGCCGCGAGTACGAGCGCGCCCACCGCCGCATCGTGCGCACCCTCGACTCCGACCGCTACCTCCAGCTTCTCGACGACATCGACGCCTTGTTGGCCAACCCACCCCTGTCGCCAGAACTCGGTGGGGAGCCGGTGCCTGGCGCAGGAGCGCCGGACGCCTTGCCGGGTTCGGACGCTGCCGAATTCGACGCCGAATCCCCTTCCGCTGCCGCGGACTTCGAGCTCCCCGAGGTGGAGGCTGAAGCCGATGAGTCTGAGGGCGCCGAGCCCGAGGAGATCCTCTACGACCACCTCGCCACCGGCTACAAGAAGCTGATGAAGCGCCAGAAGAAGGCCGAGAAGTATTACCAGGACACCTCCCTGCCCCTTCACGACCGTGAAGAGTACGTCCACGACGTGCGCAAAGCCGCTAAGAAGCTGCGCTACTCCGCTAACGCCGCCAAGGACAGTGGGTTGAACGCCGGAAAGCTGTCGAAGGCGTGCAAGCAGCTCCAGGAGGTCCTCGGTGATTTCCAGGACGCGGTGACCTCGCGTGACCGGATCCAGCAGATCGCCGGCGAGGCTCGCACCCGTGGCGAGGACACCTTCGCCTACGGCATGCTCTTCCAGCGGGAGATCTCCCGCGGCAACGAGGCGCTCAAGGGGTACCCGGACGCCATCTCTGAGGTGAAGAAGGCGTTCAAGAAGGTCAAGCCGGTCAAGTCTGGCAAGAAGAAGTAG
- the glnA gene encoding type I glutamate--ammonia ligase — translation MNSQQENVLRDVEERDIRFIRLWFTDLFGSLKTVMMSPAELETAFDEGVGFDGSSIEGFSRISESDTLLLPDPSTFQPLPFDMDDGMQTARMFCDISMPDGSPLYADPRQVLRRTLNKAADDGFECVASPEIEFFVLTEGSEDKEPKPVDDGGYFDQAKRNAAPQFRRQAISALEYMGIVTEFSHHEGSPGQQEIDLRHTDALTMADNIMSFRYVVKTVGEANNVLATFMPKPFREHNGSAMHTHLSLFEGDSNAFHDPDDEYSLSTTARQFIAGVVEHASEISAVTNQWVNSYKRLQFGSEAPTSATWGVSNSSAMVRVPTYRLHKEASRRIEVRTVDSAANPYLAFAAVLAAGLDGIDKEMELGEPAVDDVFSLTRRERRAMGYKDLPGSLDEALRELEKSEFMAEVLGEQVFEFFLRSKWDEWHQYEDQITKWELQTNLNL, via the coding sequence ATGAACAGCCAACAAGAAAACGTCCTGCGCGACGTCGAAGAACGCGACATCCGCTTCATCCGTTTGTGGTTCACGGACCTGTTCGGTTCGCTGAAGACAGTGATGATGTCGCCGGCGGAGTTGGAGACCGCATTCGACGAGGGCGTCGGCTTTGATGGCTCGTCCATCGAGGGCTTTTCGCGCATCTCCGAGTCGGACACGTTGCTGCTGCCGGATCCGTCGACATTTCAGCCGCTGCCGTTCGACATGGATGACGGAATGCAAACAGCCCGGATGTTCTGCGATATCTCCATGCCGGACGGCAGCCCGCTCTACGCCGATCCGCGCCAGGTCCTGCGCCGGACACTGAACAAGGCTGCCGATGACGGTTTCGAGTGCGTGGCCAGCCCGGAGATCGAGTTCTTTGTGCTCACCGAGGGCAGCGAGGACAAGGAGCCGAAGCCTGTCGATGACGGTGGTTACTTTGACCAAGCGAAGCGGAATGCGGCGCCGCAGTTTCGTCGACAAGCGATCTCCGCGCTTGAATACATGGGCATCGTGACGGAATTTTCGCACCACGAGGGCTCACCGGGGCAGCAGGAAATCGACCTGCGCCACACAGACGCGCTGACCATGGCGGACAACATCATGAGCTTCCGCTACGTGGTGAAAACCGTCGGTGAGGCGAACAATGTGCTGGCCACTTTCATGCCGAAGCCGTTCCGCGAGCACAACGGCTCGGCGATGCACACTCACCTGTCGCTGTTCGAGGGTGACTCGAACGCGTTCCACGACCCTGACGATGAATACTCGCTGTCGACGACCGCCCGCCAGTTCATCGCCGGCGTCGTCGAGCACGCCAGCGAGATCTCCGCGGTGACCAACCAGTGGGTGAACTCCTACAAGCGCCTCCAGTTCGGTTCGGAGGCGCCCACGAGCGCGACGTGGGGAGTGTCCAACTCGTCCGCGATGGTGCGCGTGCCCACCTACCGCCTGCACAAAGAAGCTTCTCGACGCATCGAGGTCCGCACCGTCGACTCCGCCGCCAACCCCTACCTCGCGTTCGCCGCAGTGCTCGCGGCAGGGCTGGACGGCATCGATAAGGAGATGGAGCTGGGCGAGCCCGCCGTTGATGACGTGTTCTCTCTGACCCGCCGCGAGCGCCGCGCGATGGGGTACAAGGACCTGCCCGGCTCCCTCGACGAGGCACTGCGCGAGCTGGAGAAGTCCGAGTTCATGGCAGAAGTCTTGGGCGAGCAGGTCTTCGAGTTCTTCCTCCGCTCCAAATGGGACGAGTGGCACCAGTATGAAGACCAGATCACGAAGTGGGAACTGCAGACCAATTTGAATCTCTGA